One region of Streptococcus parasanguinis genomic DNA includes:
- the trmFO gene encoding methylenetetrahydrofolate--tRNA-(uracil(54)-C(5))-methyltransferase (FADH(2)-oxidizing) TrmFO produces the protein MSQSYINVIGAGLAGSEAAYQIAQQGIPVKLYEMRGVKSTPQHKTDNFAELVCSNSLRGDSLTNAVGLLKEEMRRLGSVILEAAEATRVPAGGALAVDREGFASRVTEKVSQHPLIEVIRDEITELPTDAITVVATGPLTSDALAEKIHSLNGGDGFYFYDAAAPIIDVNTVDMNKVYLKSRYDKGEAAYLNCPMTKQEFMDFHEALVNAEEAPLNSFEKEKYFEGCMPIEVMAKRGIKTMLYGPMKPVGLEYPDDYKGPRDGEFKTPYAVVQLRQDNAAASLYNIVGFQTHLKWGEQKRVFQMIPGLENAEFVRYGVMHRNSYMDSPNLLEQTYRSKKQPNLFFAGQMTGVEGYVESAASGLVAGINAARLFKGEEAAIFPETTAIGSLAHYITHADSKHFQPMNVNFGIIKELEGPRIRDKKERYEKIAERSLQDLAQFMEK, from the coding sequence ATGTCTCAATCTTATATCAATGTGATCGGTGCGGGCCTTGCAGGCTCTGAAGCAGCTTATCAGATTGCCCAACAGGGTATTCCGGTCAAGCTTTATGAAATGCGTGGGGTCAAATCTACTCCGCAACATAAAACAGACAACTTTGCTGAGTTAGTGTGTTCCAACTCTCTTCGTGGGGATTCTCTCACCAATGCTGTCGGGCTCCTCAAAGAAGAAATGCGCCGTCTGGGTTCTGTCATCCTTGAAGCAGCGGAAGCGACTCGCGTGCCGGCTGGTGGAGCGCTGGCAGTGGACCGAGAAGGCTTTGCTAGCCGGGTGACGGAGAAGGTGTCCCAACACCCTCTCATTGAAGTGATTCGCGATGAAATTACGGAATTGCCGACAGATGCCATCACAGTGGTCGCAACAGGCCCTCTAACCAGTGATGCCTTGGCAGAAAAGATCCATTCTCTCAATGGTGGCGATGGTTTCTATTTCTATGATGCAGCAGCTCCGATTATCGATGTCAATACCGTTGATATGAACAAGGTCTATCTCAAGTCACGCTATGACAAGGGAGAAGCAGCCTATCTCAACTGCCCCATGACCAAACAAGAATTTATGGATTTCCACGAGGCCTTGGTCAATGCAGAAGAAGCCCCGCTCAACTCTTTTGAAAAAGAAAAGTATTTTGAAGGTTGTATGCCCATTGAAGTCATGGCCAAACGAGGCATCAAAACCATGCTCTATGGCCCTATGAAGCCAGTTGGGCTCGAGTATCCAGATGATTACAAAGGGCCACGTGATGGGGAGTTTAAGACACCTTACGCAGTCGTTCAGTTGCGCCAAGACAATGCGGCTGCCAGCCTTTACAATATCGTTGGCTTCCAAACGCACCTTAAATGGGGCGAACAAAAACGGGTCTTCCAAATGATCCCAGGTTTGGAAAATGCAGAATTTGTGAGATACGGCGTCATGCACCGCAATTCTTACATGGACTCTCCAAACCTGCTTGAACAAACTTATCGTTCGAAGAAACAACCAAACCTCTTCTTTGCAGGTCAAATGACAGGAGTGGAGGGCTATGTTGAATCTGCAGCTTCTGGCTTAGTTGCTGGGATCAATGCAGCTCGCCTCTTTAAAGGAGAAGAAGCAGCTATTTTCCCTGAAACAACTGCTATCGGAAGCTTGGCCCACTATATCACTCATGCCGACAGCAAACATTTCCAACCTATGAATGTTAACTTTGGGATTATCAAGGAGCTAGAAGGTCCACGCATTCGGGATAAAAAGGAACGTTATGAGAAAATTGCCGAACGTTCCTTGCAAGATTTGGCTCAGTTTATGGAAAAATAA
- a CDS encoding DUF3307 domain-containing protein: protein MSGLSSIVMNPYLILLLICHLLSDYYFQSQKMADRKDQDKKVLGLHILYVALPLFIVSLFHLALWWICLVILLTHAGIDFLKPIVQKGLKLPKAWIFALDQVLHIGILTCLVLMGAKNGTTYLPLDILNLIFYVLLVGKPSNIAFKILFAKYQPTSKKKMDTITGAGSMIGFLERLVIGACLIYGQFASIGLVFTAKSIARYNKISENPAFAEYYLIGSLFSILSALLAAWLCL from the coding sequence ATGAGCGGATTGTCTAGTATCGTAATGAATCCATACTTGATCCTCTTGTTGATTTGTCATTTGTTATCGGATTATTATTTTCAAAGTCAAAAGATGGCGGATCGCAAGGATCAGGATAAGAAGGTGCTCGGGCTTCACATTCTATATGTGGCTTTGCCTTTGTTCATTGTTTCGCTCTTTCATCTAGCCTTGTGGTGGATTTGCTTGGTCATTTTACTAACTCATGCTGGAATAGATTTCTTGAAACCGATCGTGCAGAAGGGATTGAAATTACCAAAAGCCTGGATTTTTGCATTGGATCAAGTCTTGCATATTGGTATCCTAACTTGTCTGGTCCTTATGGGAGCGAAGAATGGCACGACCTATCTACCCTTGGACATTTTAAATCTAATCTTTTATGTCCTCCTAGTTGGGAAACCAAGCAATATTGCCTTTAAAATTCTGTTTGCCAAGTATCAACCCACCAGCAAGAAGAAAATGGATACGATCACTGGGGCTGGTTCCATGATTGGCTTTTTAGAGCGTTTGGTGATTGGTGCCTGTCTCATCTATGGGCAATTTGCTTCGATCGGTCTGGTGTTTACAGCCAAATCCATTGCCCGCTATAATAAAATTTCGGAAAATCCAGCCTTTGCGGAGTATTACTTGATCGGGTCCTTGTTCAGTATCCTATCTGCCCTCTTAGCAGCTTGGTTGTGTCTATAA
- a CDS encoding SatD family protein, which translates to MYLALIADVIDSKIVQERFDLQKQLEKTLQKINEIFKDCLASAFTLTLGDEFQALLKVDAPVFQIIDTLRSELKPTQLRFGIGLGEIVTDIDPLQSIGADGPAYWNARAAINLVHQKNDYGNTQIYFLSGNDSQDLVVNALIASGEAIRSGWRESQEEILLNLLKRSVYSESFSQQELAQALAINPSALSKRLKSSSIRVYLRGRAAALACIQNLEKGEAHERIV; encoded by the coding sequence ATGTATCTTGCTTTGATTGCAGATGTGATTGATTCCAAAATCGTACAAGAACGTTTTGACCTGCAAAAACAGTTAGAAAAAACGCTTCAAAAGATCAATGAGATTTTTAAAGACTGCCTAGCATCGGCTTTTACCTTAACTTTGGGCGATGAGTTTCAGGCCCTTTTAAAAGTGGATGCTCCGGTTTTTCAAATCATTGATACCCTGCGTTCAGAATTAAAGCCGACTCAGCTTCGTTTCGGCATTGGCCTAGGGGAGATTGTAACGGATATCGATCCTCTGCAAAGTATCGGTGCAGATGGACCAGCCTATTGGAATGCACGTGCAGCTATTAATCTGGTCCATCAGAAAAATGATTATGGCAATACCCAGATCTATTTTTTGAGCGGTAATGACAGCCAGGACTTAGTGGTGAATGCGCTCATCGCTTCCGGAGAAGCCATACGTTCGGGTTGGCGAGAGAGTCAGGAAGAGATTCTGCTCAATCTGCTAAAGAGATCTGTCTATAGTGAAAGCTTTAGCCAACAGGAATTGGCCCAAGCGCTAGCCATCAACCCAAGCGCCCTGTCCAAGCGCTTAAAGAGTAGCAGTATTCGTGTTTATTTACGGGGACGAGCAGCAGCACTAGCTTGTATTCAAAACTTAGAGAAAGGAGAGGCCCATGAGCGGATTGTCTAG
- a CDS encoding alpha-ketoacid dehydrogenase subunit beta, which produces METKLMSFRDTIILAMSEEMRRDENVLLMGEDVGVFGGDFGTSVGMLEEFGPERVRDCPISEAAISGAAAGAAMTGLRPIVDMTFMDFSVIAMDAIVNQAAKTRYMFGGKGQVPMTIRCAAGNGVGSAAQHSQSLESWFTHIPGLKVVAPGTPADMKGLLKSSIRDNNPVIILEYKSEFNQKGEVPVDPDYTIPLGVGEIKREGTDVTVVTYGKMLRRVMQAAEELAEEGISVEVVDPRTLVPLDKEIIINSVKKTGKVVLVNDAHKTSGYIGEISAIISESEAFDYLDAPIRRCAGEDVPMPYAQNLENAMIPTVESIKDDIRKTYNKE; this is translated from the coding sequence ATGGAAACTAAATTAATGTCTTTCCGCGATACCATTATCCTTGCTATGTCTGAGGAAATGCGTCGCGACGAAAATGTATTGTTGATGGGAGAAGATGTCGGAGTTTTCGGTGGAGACTTCGGAACTTCAGTAGGAATGCTTGAGGAATTCGGTCCAGAACGTGTCCGTGACTGTCCGATTTCTGAGGCTGCAATTTCAGGTGCAGCAGCTGGTGCTGCTATGACAGGGCTACGTCCAATCGTTGATATGACCTTCATGGATTTCTCTGTTATTGCCATGGATGCTATCGTCAACCAAGCCGCTAAAACTCGTTACATGTTTGGTGGTAAAGGTCAAGTGCCGATGACCATTCGCTGTGCTGCTGGGAACGGAGTAGGTTCTGCGGCTCAACACTCACAATCATTGGAATCATGGTTTACTCATATTCCTGGTTTGAAAGTTGTTGCTCCTGGTACGCCAGCGGATATGAAGGGATTGCTCAAGTCATCTATCCGTGATAACAACCCCGTTATCATTCTTGAATACAAATCAGAATTCAACCAAAAAGGGGAAGTGCCAGTTGACCCAGACTACACGATTCCACTTGGTGTCGGAGAAATCAAACGCGAAGGAACTGACGTCACTGTCGTAACCTACGGGAAAATGCTTCGTCGCGTGATGCAAGCAGCTGAAGAATTGGCAGAAGAAGGCATCTCAGTAGAAGTAGTAGACCCACGGACCTTGGTCCCACTCGATAAAGAGATCATCATTAATTCTGTCAAGAAGACAGGAAAAGTAGTCCTTGTCAATGATGCCCACAAAACAAGTGGCTATATCGGTGAAATTTCAGCTATCATTTCTGAATCAGAAGCATTTGATTACTTGGATGCACCGATCCGCCGTTGTGCGGGGGAAGATGTGCCAATGCCTTACGCACAAAATCTTGAGAATGCAATGATTCCGACAGTTGAAAGCATCAAAGATGACATTCGGAAAACGTATAATAAAGAATAA
- a CDS encoding thiamine pyrophosphate-dependent dehydrogenase E1 component subunit alpha, producing the protein MATLDKSLLLEMFRKMEEIRRMDLKIAQLVKKGKVPGMTHFSVGEEAANVGAMLALNDDDLLTSNHRGHGQAIAKGIDLNGMMAEILGKYTGTCKGKGGSMHIADLDAGNLGANGIVGGGMGIAVGAALTQQMKKTGKIVVCFFGDGATNEGVFHEAVNMASIWNLPVIFYCINNGYGISADIKKMTNIQHIHERSAAYGIPGMFIPDGNNVIDVYEGFQKAVEHVRSGKGPVLIESVTYRWLGHSSSDPGKYRTREEVEEWKKKDPIENLRKYLLENVIASAEELDQIQEEVKEAVEASVKFAEESPFPPLESAFEDIYAD; encoded by the coding sequence ATGGCAACATTAGATAAAAGTCTCTTATTGGAAATGTTCCGTAAAATGGAAGAAATCCGTCGCATGGACTTAAAAATTGCACAGTTAGTAAAAAAAGGGAAAGTGCCAGGAATGACGCACTTTTCTGTTGGGGAAGAAGCGGCTAACGTTGGCGCGATGTTGGCTTTGAACGATGATGATTTGCTGACATCTAACCACCGTGGTCACGGACAAGCCATTGCTAAAGGAATCGATTTGAATGGCATGATGGCAGAAATCCTGGGGAAATATACGGGTACTTGTAAAGGGAAGGGTGGCTCCATGCATATCGCTGACCTCGATGCTGGTAACCTTGGTGCTAACGGGATCGTTGGTGGTGGTATGGGAATTGCAGTAGGTGCTGCCCTTACTCAACAAATGAAAAAGACTGGTAAGATTGTCGTCTGCTTCTTTGGGGACGGAGCAACCAACGAAGGTGTCTTCCACGAAGCGGTGAATATGGCTTCTATTTGGAATCTTCCGGTAATTTTCTACTGTATCAATAACGGTTATGGAATCTCTGCTGACATCAAGAAAATGACCAATATCCAGCATATCCACGAACGTAGTGCTGCTTACGGCATTCCTGGAATGTTTATTCCTGATGGAAATAACGTTATCGATGTCTATGAAGGATTCCAAAAAGCTGTTGAACACGTCCGCTCTGGTAAAGGACCTGTCTTGATTGAAAGTGTCACCTATCGTTGGCTTGGTCACTCTTCATCTGACCCTGGTAAATACCGGACTCGTGAAGAAGTAGAAGAGTGGAAGAAGAAAGATCCAATCGAAAACCTTCGCAAGTATCTCCTTGAAAATGTGATTGCGAGCGCAGAAGAATTGGATCAGATCCAAGAAGAAGTAAAAGAAGCAGTGGAAGCTTCAGTGAAATTTGCGGAAGAAAGCCCATTCCCTCCACTTGAATCAGCTTTCGAAGATATTTACGCAGACTAA
- the dprA gene encoding DNA-processing protein DprA, whose product MEKFEIFKLKEAGLSNEQVLRVLDYCRKDQALPCLEEIARIARCRSTLHFVDKYRQLDEDHLHKEFERFPSLSIFDPEYPEELLQIYNPPVLLFYQGDLELLTRPKIAVVGARETTREGVRSVEKIIKELGNELVIVSGLAKGIDATAHYASIRNGGKTIGVIGTGLDVFYPKSNQRLQAHMGEHHLILSEYGPGQAPLKFHFPERNRIIAGLCQAVIVAEARLRSGSLITCERAMEEGRDVFAIPGNILDGKSAGCHHLIQEGAKLVTSGQDILDELKYEL is encoded by the coding sequence ATGGAGAAATTTGAAATTTTTAAATTAAAAGAAGCCGGTTTATCAAATGAACAAGTCTTAAGAGTCTTGGACTACTGTAGGAAAGACCAAGCCTTACCATGTTTAGAAGAGATAGCAAGGATCGCTCGCTGTCGCAGCACTCTTCATTTTGTAGACAAATACCGGCAGCTGGATGAAGACCATTTACACAAGGAGTTTGAACGGTTCCCATCTCTATCCATTTTTGATCCTGAATACCCTGAGGAATTGCTACAGATCTACAATCCTCCTGTACTCCTTTTTTACCAGGGAGATTTGGAATTGTTAACCAGACCGAAGATTGCAGTCGTAGGAGCTCGGGAGACCACGCGAGAAGGGGTTCGTTCTGTAGAGAAGATTATTAAGGAACTTGGGAATGAGTTGGTTATCGTTAGTGGACTTGCTAAGGGAATTGATGCGACAGCTCATTATGCCAGTATACGAAATGGTGGCAAGACCATCGGAGTGATAGGAACGGGACTGGATGTCTTTTATCCTAAGAGCAATCAAAGACTGCAGGCGCATATGGGGGAACACCATCTGATCTTGAGCGAGTATGGTCCAGGTCAGGCACCACTTAAGTTTCATTTTCCTGAGCGAAACCGCATCATTGCAGGCCTCTGTCAGGCTGTAATTGTGGCAGAGGCGCGACTCCGTTCAGGGAGTTTGATTACTTGTGAGCGCGCTATGGAAGAAGGCCGAGACGTTTTTGCTATTCCAGGAAACATTTTAGATGGAAAATCTGCAGGCTGCCATCATCTGATTCAAGAAGGTGCAAAGCTTGTCACCTCAGGCCAGGACATTCTTGATGAATTGAAATACGAATTGTGA
- the topA gene encoding type I DNA topoisomerase, whose amino-acid sequence MVTKKKSSTTKKNLVIVESPAKAKTIEKYLGRNYKVMASVGHIRDLKKSTMSIDFDNNYEPEYINIRGKGPLINDLKKEAKKAKQVFLASDPDREGEAISWHLAHILNLDAKEKNRVVFNEITKDAVKNAFKEPRQIDMDLVDAQQARRVLDRIVGYSISPILWKKVKKGLSAGRVQSVALKLIIDRENEINDFKPEEYWTIDGVFKKGTKQFQASFYGIDGKKMKLNTNEEVKAVLERLDGKDFTVEKVEKKERRRNAPLPYTTSSMQMDAANKINFRTRKTMMVAQQLYEGINIGSGVQGLITYMRTDSTRISPVAQNEAANFIVDRFGEKYSKHGSRVKNASGAQDAHEAIRPSSVFNTPESIAKYLDKDQLKLYTLIWNRFVASQMTAAVFDTMNVRLGQNGVQYTANGSQVKFDGYLAIYNDSDKNKMLPDMVEGDIVKQVNSKPEQHFTQPPARYSEATLIKTLEENGVGRPSTYAPTIETIQKRYYVKLVAKRFEPTELGEIVNKLIVEFFPDIVNVTFTAEMEGKLDDVELGKEEWQKVIDAFYKPFSKEVAKAEEEMEKIQIKDEPAGFDCEVCGSPMVIKLGRFGKFYACSNFPDCRHTQAIVKEIGVECPDCHQGQIIERKTKRNRIFYGCNRYPECEFTSWDKPIGRDCPKCGHYLVEKKVRGGGKQVVCSNGDYEEEKVK is encoded by the coding sequence GTGGTAACAAAAAAGAAAAGCAGTACAACCAAGAAAAATTTGGTGATTGTGGAGTCTCCTGCTAAGGCGAAAACAATCGAAAAATACCTTGGTCGTAACTACAAAGTCATGGCTAGTGTTGGCCATATTCGGGATCTGAAAAAATCTACGATGTCTATTGACTTCGACAATAACTATGAACCGGAGTATATCAATATTCGCGGAAAAGGTCCCTTGATCAATGATTTGAAAAAAGAAGCTAAAAAAGCCAAACAAGTCTTTCTCGCAAGTGACCCGGACCGCGAGGGAGAAGCTATTTCTTGGCATTTAGCGCATATTTTGAACTTGGATGCCAAAGAAAAAAACCGTGTGGTCTTTAACGAAATCACCAAGGATGCCGTTAAAAATGCCTTTAAAGAACCGCGCCAAATCGATATGGACTTGGTCGATGCCCAACAAGCACGTCGGGTCTTGGACCGGATTGTAGGGTATTCAATTTCGCCTATTCTTTGGAAAAAGGTTAAAAAAGGACTTTCTGCAGGGCGCGTGCAATCAGTTGCCCTCAAATTAATCATTGATCGTGAAAATGAGATAAATGATTTCAAGCCGGAAGAATACTGGACCATTGATGGTGTCTTTAAAAAAGGGACCAAGCAATTCCAAGCTAGCTTCTATGGGATTGATGGCAAGAAGATGAAGCTCAACACCAATGAAGAGGTGAAAGCTGTTCTTGAACGCTTAGATGGCAAAGATTTTACCGTTGAAAAAGTTGAAAAGAAAGAACGTCGTCGGAATGCGCCACTTCCATACACCACCTCTTCCATGCAGATGGATGCTGCCAATAAGATCAACTTCCGTACACGTAAGACCATGATGGTCGCCCAGCAGTTGTATGAAGGAATCAATATCGGCTCTGGTGTTCAAGGTTTGATTACCTATATGCGTACCGACTCCACACGGATCAGTCCGGTTGCGCAAAATGAGGCAGCTAACTTTATCGTGGATCGCTTCGGTGAGAAATATTCTAAGCATGGAAGCCGTGTGAAGAATGCTTCTGGTGCCCAAGATGCCCACGAAGCGATTCGTCCGTCTAGCGTCTTCAATACTCCTGAGAGCATTGCTAAATACTTGGACAAAGACCAATTGAAACTCTACACCTTGATTTGGAATCGTTTTGTCGCTAGCCAGATGACGGCAGCTGTTTTTGATACTATGAATGTCCGTTTAGGTCAAAATGGGGTTCAATATACAGCGAATGGGAGTCAGGTAAAGTTTGACGGTTATTTGGCGATTTATAATGATTCAGACAAAAACAAGATGTTGCCGGACATGGTAGAAGGCGATATCGTCAAGCAGGTCAATAGCAAACCGGAGCAACACTTTACTCAGCCACCAGCTCGTTATTCTGAAGCGACCTTGATTAAGACCTTGGAAGAGAACGGTGTTGGTCGTCCTTCAACCTATGCTCCGACGATTGAGACCATTCAAAAACGCTATTATGTGAAGCTGGTAGCCAAACGCTTTGAACCAACAGAGTTAGGGGAAATCGTTAATAAACTGATCGTTGAATTCTTCCCAGATATTGTCAATGTAACCTTCACAGCAGAGATGGAAGGGAAACTCGATGATGTCGAACTCGGAAAAGAAGAGTGGCAAAAAGTCATCGATGCCTTCTACAAACCATTCTCTAAGGAAGTCGCAAAGGCTGAAGAAGAGATGGAAAAAATCCAAATTAAAGACGAACCAGCTGGTTTTGATTGTGAAGTTTGTGGTAGCCCGATGGTGATTAAATTAGGACGTTTTGGTAAGTTCTATGCTTGTAGTAATTTCCCAGATTGTCGTCATACCCAGGCCATTGTCAAAGAAATCGGCGTGGAGTGTCCTGACTGTCATCAGGGACAAATCATCGAACGCAAAACCAAGCGCAACCGTATCTTCTATGGATGCAATCGCTATCCAGAGTGTGAATTTACCTCTTGGGATAAGCCGATCGGTCGGGATTGTCCAAAATGTGGCCACTACTTAGTTGAGAAAAAAGTTCGTGGTGGCGGCAAACAAGTCGTATGTAGCAACGGCGACTACGAAGAAGAAAAAGTGAAATAA
- a CDS encoding ATP-grasp domain-containing protein, protein MNYIVISPYYPQNFQQFTIELANKGITVLGIGQEPYEQLDEPLRNSLTEYFRVENLENLDEVKRAVAFLFYKHGPIDRIESHNEYWLELDAALREQFNVFGAKPKDLKKTKFKSEMKKLFKKAGVPVVPGAVVKTEKDIDKAVKKIGLPLIAKPDNGVGAAAIFKIETPEDVDHFKAEWDGHTEYFFEKFVTSSEICTFDGLVDRDGNIVFSTTFDYAYTPLDLMLYKMDNSYYVLKEMDPKLRQYGEAIVKAFGMKERFFHIEFFRDGDDYIAIEYNNRPAGGFTIDVYNYAHSIDLYRGYAAIVAGEPFPASEFEPLYCLATSRRANAAYVLSEDEVLAKYHDQFRVKKDMPAAFAELQGDYLYMLTTPSREELEQMIHDFGQRQS, encoded by the coding sequence ATGAATTATATCGTTATTTCACCATATTACCCACAAAACTTCCAACAATTTACAATTGAATTGGCTAATAAAGGGATCACTGTCTTGGGAATTGGTCAAGAGCCATATGAACAGTTAGATGAGCCTTTGCGCAACAGCTTAACAGAATATTTCCGTGTTGAAAATTTGGAAAATCTGGATGAAGTGAAGCGTGCGGTAGCCTTTCTCTTTTACAAACATGGTCCAATCGACCGTATCGAATCCCACAATGAATACTGGTTGGAATTGGATGCGGCGCTTCGGGAGCAATTCAATGTCTTCGGGGCTAAGCCAAAAGATCTGAAGAAAACCAAGTTCAAATCAGAAATGAAGAAACTCTTCAAGAAGGCTGGAGTCCCAGTCGTACCTGGTGCAGTAGTTAAAACAGAAAAAGACATTGATAAGGCTGTGAAGAAGATTGGGTTGCCATTGATTGCTAAGCCTGACAATGGGGTAGGAGCAGCAGCTATCTTCAAGATCGAAACGCCAGAAGATGTGGACCATTTCAAGGCTGAGTGGGATGGCCATACAGAGTACTTCTTTGAGAAATTTGTCACTTCTAGCGAGATTTGTACCTTTGATGGTCTGGTCGATCGCGATGGTAATATTGTCTTTTCGACTACTTTTGACTATGCCTATACGCCACTCGATTTGATGCTCTACAAGATGGACAATTCTTATTATGTCCTCAAAGAGATGGATCCAAAATTGCGTCAATACGGGGAAGCCATTGTCAAAGCTTTTGGCATGAAGGAACGTTTCTTCCACATTGAGTTCTTCCGCGATGGGGATGACTATATTGCGATCGAGTACAATAATCGCCCTGCAGGTGGCTTTACCATCGATGTCTACAACTACGCTCACTCGATTGATTTGTACCGTGGCTATGCTGCCATCGTAGCAGGAGAACCTTTCCCAGCTTCTGAGTTTGAGCCCCTTTATTGCTTGGCAACTTCTCGTCGTGCAAATGCAGCCTATGTCCTTTCAGAGGATGAAGTTTTGGCTAAATACCATGATCAATTCCGTGTCAAGAAAGACATGCCAGCGGCCTTTGCGGAACTTCAGGGAGATTACCTCTATATGCTTACTACACCTAGTCGTGAAGAATTGGAACAAATGATTCATGACTTTGGCCAACGCCAATCATAA
- a CDS encoding esterase family protein gives MNIEHLSHWSGQLNREMYLNRYGHAGIPVVVFASSGGSHNEYYDFGMIDACAQFIEEGRVQFFTLSSVDSESWLCNWKNPHDRAEMHRAYERYVIEEAIPFIKHKTGWFDPMMTTGCSMGAYHALNFFLQHPDVFNKVIALSGVYDARFFVGDFGGDEAIYQNSPSDYIWNQNDGWFIDRYRQAEIVICTGLGAWEQDGLPSFYKLKEAFDHKNIPAWFAEWGHDVAHDWEWWRKQMPYFLGQMHL, from the coding sequence ATGAATATTGAACATTTAAGCCACTGGAGTGGCCAACTCAACCGTGAAATGTATCTGAACCGCTATGGACATGCTGGTATTCCTGTTGTGGTCTTCGCTTCATCAGGTGGAAGCCATAACGAGTACTATGACTTTGGTATGATTGATGCTTGTGCTCAGTTTATCGAAGAAGGACGGGTACAATTCTTTACCCTTTCTAGTGTGGATAGTGAGAGCTGGCTTTGTAATTGGAAGAATCCTCACGATCGAGCAGAAATGCACCGAGCTTATGAACGCTATGTGATTGAAGAAGCCATTCCTTTTATCAAGCACAAAACAGGCTGGTTTGACCCGATGATGACAACTGGTTGCTCTATGGGGGCCTACCACGCGCTCAACTTCTTCTTGCAACATCCAGATGTCTTTAACAAAGTGATTGCCTTGAGTGGAGTCTATGACGCACGTTTCTTTGTTGGTGACTTTGGAGGCGATGAAGCCATTTACCAAAACTCTCCATCTGATTATATTTGGAACCAAAATGATGGCTGGTTTATCGATCGTTACCGTCAGGCCGAAATCGTTATTTGTACTGGTTTAGGAGCTTGGGAACAAGATGGACTTCCATCTTTCTACAAACTGAAAGAAGCCTTTGATCACAAAAATATTCCTGCATGGTTCGCTGAATGGGGACATGATGTTGCCCACGATTGGGAATGGTGGCGCAAACAAATGCCATACTTCCTAGGCCAAATGCATCTTTAA
- a CDS encoding alpha/beta hydrolase, whose amino-acid sequence MNKSYFYLDMKTHELKVPYTGKLRRVRVLLPKNYETDTDRRYPVVYFHDGQNVLYSKEAFAGHSWKVIPAIKRNPDISRMIVVAIDNDGFQRMNEYSAWKYKESNIPGMQFGGKGVEYGEFVMEVVKPFIDQEYRTLADREHTAMIGSSLGGNITQFLGLEYQDQIGCLGVFSSANWLHQDAFNHYIERKKLYADQRIYIYVGTEEADDTDKTLMAGNIKQAYIDSSLRYYHDVIQQGVALENIAIRIQSGAIHHEEAWAEHLPECLRFLAENWD is encoded by the coding sequence ATGAACAAATCCTATTTTTATTTAGATATGAAGACACACGAATTGAAAGTGCCTTATACCGGAAAACTCCGTCGTGTGAGAGTCTTATTACCTAAGAATTATGAAACAGATACTGATCGACGCTATCCTGTTGTCTATTTTCATGATGGCCAGAATGTTCTCTATAGCAAGGAAGCTTTTGCAGGTCATTCCTGGAAGGTGATTCCAGCCATTAAGCGGAATCCTGATATTAGCCGCATGATTGTCGTTGCGATCGATAATGATGGTTTCCAACGCATGAATGAATACTCTGCCTGGAAATACAAGGAATCTAATATTCCTGGAATGCAATTTGGTGGCAAGGGCGTTGAGTACGGAGAGTTCGTTATGGAAGTGGTCAAACCTTTCATTGACCAAGAATACCGGACTCTTGCTGACAGAGAACATACAGCCATGATTGGCTCTTCGCTTGGTGGAAATATTACACAATTTTTGGGGCTAGAATACCAAGATCAAATCGGTTGTTTAGGGGTCTTTTCATCCGCTAACTGGCTGCATCAAGATGCCTTCAATCATTATATCGAGCGTAAAAAATTATATGCAGATCAACGCATTTACATCTATGTGGGGACTGAAGAGGCTGATGATACAGATAAAACCCTGATGGCAGGGAATATCAAGCAAGCCTATATTGACTCATCTCTTCGTTACTATCATGATGTCATTCAACAAGGAGTTGCTTTAGAAAATATCGCCATTCGGATTCAATCTGGGGCTATCCACCATGAAGAAGCCTGGGCAGAGCATTTACCTGAGTGCCTTCGCTTTTTGGCTGAAAATTGGGATTAA